The region GCACCTCGCCGCTCTTCCGCCACATGCTGGAGAGCGGATACACCCTGACACTGATACGGGGGCGGACCCCGCGCGAGGTGCTGCGCGCGATGGAGGCGGAGCCGCGCGGCACCGGGGAGGGCACGGCCGGGCTGATCGAGGCGGACGACGCTCACCGCGCCGAGGTGGATTACGACTACTGGGACGAGTCTTACGTCGCGGGCGCCTTCAGCGCTCCGGGCGAGAACGACGACTGGACACTCGTCCTCGGCTTCGACGGTGGCCTGGGGATTGCGGCGCCGTGCGTGGAGACGTTGTCGAAGGGCGGCCGGGTCGTGGCGCACTCGACCAACGGCGGCAAGCCCATCCACCTCTTCCACTGGTTCGAGGACGGTGAGCTCCGTACGACGTTCGAGGGCCCCTCGTCGCGCGACGGCAACACCCCCGATGAACTGGTCCCCCTGCTGCGGGAAGTCGGCTTCCCTCTGACCTCCGAGGGAGAGCACGACGAGAGCGCCCCGGACGTCGACCGGAAGGCGGCGGTCCTCGCTCTGGCCGAGAGGCTCACCGGTATACGCGTCACCGAATCCCTCCTCCAGGACGCTACGTACGAGCTGGGACTCGTCCCCGAACAGCCCGCCGAGGAGTGGACCAGCGTGGTCATCGACATCACCGATGCCCACGGGGAGCGCCTGTACAGGGAATGGACCTACGAGGAGATCGCGACGGCGTCGGACCGCGTACGGGCGGAGGCAAACGCGCCGGTCGTGATCACCTACAACGAGCCTCCGGCCATGGATCGTTCGGAGCACGAGACAGGTGAGTAGCGAGCGAGCGCGCGAAGGGTGCCCCGGCGTACTCGCCGCCCTCTACAAGGGAACTTGCCGCCACGGGGGCTTCCGCGATCACGGTCCGGCAGCCTTGTTGAGCCGTCGCCAGCAGATGAGGCCGCAGCGCAGCGAGACGAAGGCATTGTGGAGGTCGAGGCGTCGCTCCCACCGCACGGCCAGGCGCTTGAACTGGTGCAGCAGGGCAAAGGTCTGCTCGACAACGTAGCGGAGCTTTCCCAGGCTCTTAATGTTCGGGGCCCCTGCGGGAGATCACCGGCAGAATCCGGCGGCGCCGAAGTTCACGGCGCACAGAGCATGAGTCGTACCCCGAACAGCGACCGCATCCTGCGACACGCCGTCAAACTGCGGTCCGCAGTGAAGGACCTCGCGCACGGCGGCAACATCATCTCGCAGTGGTGCCACGGGCTGGACGAACCGCACGAGCTCCCGCCGACGGACTGGATCAAGTGCTACCCCGAGACCGTCGACACCTGGGTCTTCGGCAGCCTGCGCGCGCTGCTCCCCGTCGAGCAGCCGGAACCGGATTCGGGCTCCCAGACGCCAGCCCGGTGAGCTCGTTGGGTTGCACGAGGGACGGCTGCGTTTCGGGGAGCTGCAGCGCCGGGCTCGGTGCCTTGGGCCGCAGCGCCGTCCAGGCCGCGGTCGAACGCCCCGCCTACCTGATCGTTTTCGACGTATTGAGACCGGGGGCACCGAGCTGCTCGCCCGGCCCTACGGCCAGCGGCGCGCGATCCTGGGGGGACCTCTTTGTCGGCGAGGTGCTCGCTGCCCCGTTCACCCTGTTCCCTGGTGACGGATGTTATGGGGCTGGACGTGCACCACCTGGGCTGTCGTGCGAACCCGCGGCTCTCTTCGATCATGCCGCGATCTCAACAGTTCAGTCTGTCCGCATGCTCAAATGATCTGGAAGAACACCTGTGTCGCGACTTCGCTCGTCCGTCGGGAGCCTGATGGGTCACCCGAGCTGCCCGCCTATGGTGCGATGAAACGGACGGTCAACAGCCCGCCGAGTCGGCCGCCGTCACCTACGGCGCGGAAGGCATTCGTGTCAACGCCATCGCCCCCGGCGCCACGGCGACCGAGATGATACGCACCTGGGAGAGGGATCCCCAGGTCTCCGAGCGCGACTCACGGCGCACACCCCGCTGCGCCGCACGGCCGACCCGCAGGAGATCGTCCAGGCCGCAGCCTGGCCCCTCAGTGACCGCTCCTCATACGTGGCCGGCACGGTCCTCCGGGTCGAGCTTCGGCGGACGGCCGCCGCACTCCACCTCGCAACGATCGTCAGCCGGGCATCATGTGTGCGGCTCGGTGTCCAGGACCATGCCGGACGTGGAGCTGATCATGCGGCGCAGGATGGCGTCGGCCCGCTCGCTGTCGCGGGCCATGACCGCGTCGAGCAGGTCGCGGTGTTCTTTGTGGACGGCCTGGTCGGTCCAGCGTTGCGTCTCTGCCGGTGTGGGTCGGCTCCACCGTCGGTACAGTTCGGCCTCTTCTCTCAGGGAGGCGGCCAGGTCGCGTAGCCGGGGGTTGGCGCAGCCGGCCAGGAGCGCGGTGTGGAAGTTGGCGTGGGCGATCAGCCAGTCCTCGCTGGGCTGGTCACCGTCGCCGCGTGGGGTCTGCTCGAAAGTGTGGTGGGCGGCCAGCACCTGAGCCTGCCACGCGAGGCCGCCCTCGCTGATGGCGCGGCTCAGGGTGAGGGACTCGATCTCGGTGCGGGTGTCGGTCAGGTCGGCCAGCCCGCGAGCGGTGACGTCGGTGACCTGGAAACCGTGGTGCGCCTCGGAGCTGACCAGGTTCTTGGCGACCAGCTTGAGCAGGGCTTCGCGTACGGCGCCGGTGCTCACCCCGTACTGCTCGCTGAGCTCGGGGAACTTCAACCGCTGGCCAGGCCTGAGCCGGCCGCCCAGGATGTCGGCCCGGATGCGGTCCTGTACCACCTCGCTGCGGGTCTGCTGCCCGGCTTCTCTCGCCACGGGTCGGATCCTACGACATTTGACAGCTGGCAGCATTTTTAAAAGTATGGTTGATTGTTGAAAGTCAGAAGGTGCAAGCCTGGCTTGATTGGGAGACCAGATGAGCAGTCCGTACGACACCACGCCCGCCGTTCCCGAGTTCGCCGTCACGAGCGCGGACGTCACCGACGGGGGTCCGTTGCCGGTGGCTCAGTTCGCCGCCATGAGCGGCGCCGCCGGAGCCGAGGACCGCTCCCCCCAGCTGTCGTGGGGCGGCTTCCCGGCCGCCACCCGCAGCTTCGTCGTCACGATGTACGACCCGGACGCCCCGACCCCGTCCGGTTTCTGGCACTGGGCGGCGGCCGACATCGCCGCCGACGTGACGTCCCTCGCCGCCGGCGCCGGCACGCCCGGCAACGGCGGCCTGCCGGACGGCGCTTTCCACGTCTCGAACGATGTACGCGCGACCGCCTACGTCGGCGCCGCGCCACCGCCGGGAACCGGCAGACACCGCTACTACATCGCAGTCAACGCACTCGACATACCGTCCGTGACGGCCCTCGGCATCACCCCGGAGTCGACCCCGGCCGCCCTCAGCTTCTTCATCCTCCAGCACACGCTCGCCCGAGCCGTCCTCGTACCGTGGGCCGGCCAGTGAGGCCCGGGTACGGTCGGCCGATCCTTCCGGGCGGCTCGTCCTGATGACTTCATTCGAGATGACTGCATTCGAGGCCAGCGCGGGACGCCGCTGCCACAACGTCGTCAATCCCGTGCACACATCCGTGTACTTCGCACCGGAGCAGCAGGACGAACTCGCGGCGCTCGGACTGGAGCGCGGCGCCATGGCCTACTTCGCGGGCCGCGCGGCCCCACTCGGAGAGGTCGGCGCGGGCACCGTCACAGCGACGTTCTACAACTT is a window of Streptomyces sp. NBC_00271 DNA encoding:
- a CDS encoding DUF6461 domain-containing protein; the protein is MNLVTARDYAWIRTSPLFRHMLESGYTLTLIRGRTPREVLRAMEAEPRGTGEGTAGLIEADDAHRAEVDYDYWDESYVAGAFSAPGENDDWTLVLGFDGGLGIAAPCVETLSKGGRVVAHSTNGGKPIHLFHWFEDGELRTTFEGPSSRDGNTPDELVPLLREVGFPLTSEGEHDESAPDVDRKAAVLALAERLTGIRVTESLLQDATYELGLVPEQPAEEWTSVVIDITDAHGERLYREWTYEEIATASDRVRAEANAPVVITYNEPPAMDRSEHETGE
- a CDS encoding GntR family transcriptional regulator yields the protein MAREAGQQTRSEVVQDRIRADILGGRLRPGQRLKFPELSEQYGVSTGAVREALLKLVAKNLVSSEAHHGFQVTDVTARGLADLTDTRTEIESLTLSRAISEGGLAWQAQVLAAHHTFEQTPRGDGDQPSEDWLIAHANFHTALLAGCANPRLRDLAASLREEAELYRRWSRPTPAETQRWTDQAVHKEHRDLLDAVMARDSERADAILRRMISSTSGMVLDTEPHT
- a CDS encoding YbhB/YbcL family Raf kinase inhibitor-like protein; translation: MSSPYDTTPAVPEFAVTSADVTDGGPLPVAQFAAMSGAAGAEDRSPQLSWGGFPAATRSFVVTMYDPDAPTPSGFWHWAAADIAADVTSLAAGAGTPGNGGLPDGAFHVSNDVRATAYVGAAPPPGTGRHRYYIAVNALDIPSVTALGITPESTPAALSFFILQHTLARAVLVPWAGQ